AGCGCCTGCTGGCGCTGTTGCGCACGCATACGATCGAGCAGAAAAAGCGCATCGCCACCGCACCCACACGCGCTTCCGAGCGTCGTCGCATCGAGGCCAAGAAAGCCCGCGCCAGCACCAAGCAGCTGCGCGGCAAGCGGGGATTCGACGAATGAGCTTCGGATTGACCGGCAAGCTGCTCGAACTCAATCCCTCCGTGCCGCGCATCCGCGGTCAGGGTTGGGCGCGGGCATTGGGACGCGCCCTGGTGGCCTGCAGTTCCTGGCGGGTGGTCGGCGAATTTCCGAAGATTCCGAAACTGGTGGCCATCGCGGCGCCGCACAGCTCCAACTGGGATGGCATCTACGGCATCGCGGCGGCCTACGCGATGGGTGTGCGCGCCACCTGGATGGGCAAGAACAGCCTGTTCCGCTTTGGACTGCGTCCGCTGATGCGCGGCCTCGGTGGTATCGAGACCGACCGCAGCAATCCGCGCGGCGCCGTCGGACAGATGGTCGAACTGTTCCGCAGCAGCGAGCAACTGTGGCTGTTCCTGGCTCCGGAAGGCACCCGCAAGCCGGTCCCGAAATGGCGTACCGGCTTCTGGCATATCGCCCACGAGGCTGGCGTGCCGATCCTGCTGGTACATGTGGATTTTGCCCAGC
The sequence above is drawn from the Rhodanobacteraceae bacterium genome and encodes:
- a CDS encoding 1-acyl-sn-glycerol-3-phosphate acyltransferase, coding for MSFGLTGKLLELNPSVPRIRGQGWARALGRALVACSSWRVVGEFPKIPKLVAIAAPHSSNWDGIYGIAAAYAMGVRATWMGKNSLFRFGLRPLMRGLGGIETDRSNPRGAVGQMVELFRSSEQLWLFLAPEGTRKPVPKWRTGFWHIAHEAGVPILLVHVDFAQRCIAVGPLFHPTGDKERDLQSLYDYYRPFKGKGGKSGLPTSEIGKPE